From Hyla sarda isolate aHylSar1 chromosome 5, aHylSar1.hap1, whole genome shotgun sequence, a single genomic window includes:
- the ANKRD46 gene encoding ankyrin repeat domain-containing protein 46 isoform X1: protein MDLSHLSVSDGEGLFVQAHQDTIMSYVFVNDSSQTNVPLLQACIDGDFNYSKRLLESGFDPNIRDSRGRTGLHLAAARGNVDICQLLHKFGADLLATDYQGNTALHLCGHVDTIQFLVSNGLKIDICNHQGATPLVLAKRRGVNKEVIRMLESLEEQEVKGFNRGTHSKMETMQTVESERYVQCSELLMEKGHSTLSEGSTEEDCAMESHSLLNPNLQQGEGVLSSFRTTWQEFVEDLGFWRVLLLLIVIALLSLGIAYYVSGVLPFVENQPELVH, encoded by the exons ATGGATCTGTCACATCTTTCTGTCTCTGATGGTGAAGGCCTCTTTGTTCAAG CCCATCAGGATACCATCATGTCCTACGTCTTTGTGAATGATTCCTCCCAGACCAATGTCCCCCTGCTGCAGGCCTGCATCGATGGGGACTTCAACTATTCCAAACGCCTTCTAGAAAGTGGATTTGATCCCAACATCCGGGACAGCCGAGGCCGTACGGGGCTTCACCTGGCTGCGGCCAGAGGGAATGTAGACATCTGTCAGCTCCTGCACAAGTTTGGAGCCGATCTCCTGGCCACAGATTATCAGGGGAACACGGCCCTGCACCTATGTGGTCACGTGGACACCATACAGTTCCTTGTCTCCAATGGCCTCAAGATCGACATTTG CAATCACCAAGGTGCCACCCCACTTGTTCTGGCAAAACGCAGGGGTGTGAATAAAGAGGTAATCCGCATGTTAGAATCCctggaggagcaggaggtgaaGGGTTTCAACAGGGGCACACACTCCAAGATGGAAACCATGCAAACAGTCGAGAGCGAAAGGTACGTCCAGTGCTCCGAGCTGCTGATGGAAAAGGGACACAGCACTTTGTCCGAAGGGTCCACTGAGGAAGACTG TGCTATGGAAAGTCATTCCCTCTTGAATCCAAACCTCCAACAGGGAGAAGGCGTCCTCTCCAGCTTCCGCACCACTTGGCAGGAGTTTGTGGAGGATCTTGGATTTTGGAGAGTCCTCCTCCTTCTCATTGTCATCGCCCTCCTTTCTCTAGGCATCGCATACTATGTCAGTGGAGTGCTGCCATTTGTGGAGAATCAGCCAGAACTAGTCCACTAG
- the ANKRD46 gene encoding ankyrin repeat domain-containing protein 46 isoform X2 — MSYVFVNDSSQTNVPLLQACIDGDFNYSKRLLESGFDPNIRDSRGRTGLHLAAARGNVDICQLLHKFGADLLATDYQGNTALHLCGHVDTIQFLVSNGLKIDICNHQGATPLVLAKRRGVNKEVIRMLESLEEQEVKGFNRGTHSKMETMQTVESERYVQCSELLMEKGHSTLSEGSTEEDCAMESHSLLNPNLQQGEGVLSSFRTTWQEFVEDLGFWRVLLLLIVIALLSLGIAYYVSGVLPFVENQPELVH, encoded by the exons ATGTCCTACGTCTTTGTGAATGATTCCTCCCAGACCAATGTCCCCCTGCTGCAGGCCTGCATCGATGGGGACTTCAACTATTCCAAACGCCTTCTAGAAAGTGGATTTGATCCCAACATCCGGGACAGCCGAGGCCGTACGGGGCTTCACCTGGCTGCGGCCAGAGGGAATGTAGACATCTGTCAGCTCCTGCACAAGTTTGGAGCCGATCTCCTGGCCACAGATTATCAGGGGAACACGGCCCTGCACCTATGTGGTCACGTGGACACCATACAGTTCCTTGTCTCCAATGGCCTCAAGATCGACATTTG CAATCACCAAGGTGCCACCCCACTTGTTCTGGCAAAACGCAGGGGTGTGAATAAAGAGGTAATCCGCATGTTAGAATCCctggaggagcaggaggtgaaGGGTTTCAACAGGGGCACACACTCCAAGATGGAAACCATGCAAACAGTCGAGAGCGAAAGGTACGTCCAGTGCTCCGAGCTGCTGATGGAAAAGGGACACAGCACTTTGTCCGAAGGGTCCACTGAGGAAGACTG TGCTATGGAAAGTCATTCCCTCTTGAATCCAAACCTCCAACAGGGAGAAGGCGTCCTCTCCAGCTTCCGCACCACTTGGCAGGAGTTTGTGGAGGATCTTGGATTTTGGAGAGTCCTCCTCCTTCTCATTGTCATCGCCCTCCTTTCTCTAGGCATCGCATACTATGTCAGTGGAGTGCTGCCATTTGTGGAGAATCAGCCAGAACTAGTCCACTAG